The nucleotide sequence CTGATGTAATTCTTGAATTTATTGCTGAATACAATATCGAAAATTTGGATGCTATTTGTTCGCATGGGCATACAATAAAGCATGAACCACAAAATGGATACACTTTACAAATTGGAAATCTCCCTGAAATTGCAGAATATCTTCAAAATAAAGTGGTTTGTGATTTTAGAGTTCAGGATGTTGCGCTAGGAGGGCAGGGAGCACCGCTGGTGCCTATTGGTGATCAGTTACTTTTTAACGAATACCAATATTGTTTAAATTTAGGCGGCTTCGCAAATATCTCTGAAGAGCGAAATGATCAAATGCTAGCCTACGATATTTGTGCTGTAAATACCGTACTCAATTATTTTACCCAGAAATTGGGTAAAGCTTATGATGATAAAGGTCAAATTGCTTCAGAGGGACGATTACACGAAAAATTACTTCAGCAATTAAACAATCTTAATTATTATTCTGAAAAGCCACCAAAATCTCTTGGCATCGAGTGGGTTAAAGCTGAAGTTTTACCGCTAATTAGTTCCGAAGAAATACCTATTCCAGATATTTTGCATACCTATACTATCCATGTAGCACAACAAGTGGCGAAAGTTTTGAATAACAATAAAGAATCTAAAGTTTTGGTGACCGGTGGAGGTGCTTTTAATGATTTTTTAGTGCAGCAATTTAAAGAATATTCAAATTGTGAATTTATAATCCCAAATGCTAAGATTATCGATTTTAAAGAGGCTTTAATTTTTGGCTTGTTGGGTGTGCTTAAATTGGAAGAGAAGGTGAATGTTTTAAGTTCGGTTACCGGCGCTAAAAAAGATCATTCTTCAGGAAAGGTATTTGCTCCTAAACGCGTTTAGTTTTTACGAATAATTATCTTTGACGCAAATCACACATACATGAAAGAATTATTAAAAGTTTACGAGAATAAAGAACCAGAAATTGTTTTTCATTGGAATGATCCTGAAACCGAAGCTGAAGGCTGGACGGTGATCAACTCACTAAGAGGTGGCGCAGCTGGAGGTGGAACCAGAATGCGAGAAGGGTTGGATAAAAATGAAGTACTTTCTTTAGCAAAAACGATGGAAGTGAAATTTACGGTTTCTGGCCCTGCTATTGGTGGCGCTAAATCGGGAATCAACTTCGATCCTAAAGATCCACGTAAAAAGGGCGTTTTGGAGCGTTGGTACAAAGCAGTTTCTCCTTTATTGAAAAGTTATTACGGAACTGGTGGTGATTTAAATGTAGATGAAATTCATGAAGTAATTCCGATCACTGAAAATTGCGGAGTTTGGCATCCACAAGAAGGTGTTTTTAATGGCTATTTTCAACCAACTGAAGCTGATAAAATTAATAGAATTGGCCAATTGCGCCAAGGTGTAATTAAGGTTTTGGAAAATACCGATTATTCGCCAGATATCTCGAGAAAATATACAGTTGCAGATATGATTACCGGTTTTGGTGTGGCAGAAGCTGTACATCAATATTATGAAATCTACGGCGGTGATATTAAAGGAAAAAAAGCTATCGTGCAAGGATTTGGAAATGTAGGTTCTGCTGCTGCGTATTATCTTTCACAGATGGGAGCAAAAGTTGTTGGAATTATCGATCGCGCCGGCGGCTTGATTAATGAAGAAGGTTTTGCTTTTGAAGATATTAAAGACTTATTCTTGAAAAAAGAAGGAAATACGCTGAATGCTTCGGAATTAATTCCTTTTGAAGAAATCAATGAGAAAATATGGAATATTGATGCTGAAATCTTTGCACCCTGTGCAGCTTCTAGATTAGTAACGAAAGATCAAATCTCAAATTTAATAGATCGAAAACTGGAAGTTATTTCTTGCGGAGCCAATGTTCCGTTTGCTGATAAAGAGATTTTCTTTGGTCCTATTATGGAGTTTACTGATGAGCGCGTAAGTCTAATTCCCGATTTTATTTCTAATTG is from Zunongwangia endophytica and encodes:
- a CDS encoding anhydro-N-acetylmuramic acid kinase, producing the protein MRKNNYFVIGVMSGTSLDGIDLAYIHFSAENNYDFEILEAQTVGYAEEWREKLNEGIDLNEEELQILDKNYTKYLADVILEFIAEYNIENLDAICSHGHTIKHEPQNGYTLQIGNLPEIAEYLQNKVVCDFRVQDVALGGQGAPLVPIGDQLLFNEYQYCLNLGGFANISEERNDQMLAYDICAVNTVLNYFTQKLGKAYDDKGQIASEGRLHEKLLQQLNNLNYYSEKPPKSLGIEWVKAEVLPLISSEEIPIPDILHTYTIHVAQQVAKVLNNNKESKVLVTGGGAFNDFLVQQFKEYSNCEFIIPNAKIIDFKEALIFGLLGVLKLEEKVNVLSSVTGAKKDHSSGKVFAPKRV
- a CDS encoding Glu/Leu/Phe/Val dehydrogenase dimerization domain-containing protein, yielding MKELLKVYENKEPEIVFHWNDPETEAEGWTVINSLRGGAAGGGTRMREGLDKNEVLSLAKTMEVKFTVSGPAIGGAKSGINFDPKDPRKKGVLERWYKAVSPLLKSYYGTGGDLNVDEIHEVIPITENCGVWHPQEGVFNGYFQPTEADKINRIGQLRQGVIKVLENTDYSPDISRKYTVADMITGFGVAEAVHQYYEIYGGDIKGKKAIVQGFGNVGSAAAYYLSQMGAKVVGIIDRAGGLINEEGFAFEDIKDLFLKKEGNTLNASELIPFEEINEKIWNIDAEIFAPCAASRLVTKDQISNLIDRKLEVISCGANVPFADKEIFFGPIMEFTDERVSLIPDFISNCGMARVFAYFMERRVQMTDEAIFNDTSMTIKNAIQNTFNNNSSKTNISKTAFEVALKQLV